From the Desulfomonilia bacterium genome, one window contains:
- a CDS encoding BadF/BadG/BcrA/BcrD ATPase family protein — MKRYLLGVDIGNTKTQYVLSDTTGNIVATVYDVGASHENLGPDGAQAAISEGIGKTVAAAGIKPEQIKYIYYGAAGADTSDDFKLLRKVYKKVTPDIPFDFENDGFIALKSGTVDGVGMLITNGTSNTNFAMNAKGELKRIGGLSFHTGDTLGAVNIAMFVCRAAIRGEDGRAYPTVISRLITETFSLNEVEEIKNIPLFPENIQKVVEIFFEAARMGDGVALELTWMLVKETLHIVDEFHRDLFDHGEKFKLVLDGSVFKQKYQPFMNMLELSLSQRYRDSIKIVVPEWDPVLGAVFHAYEKSGLTLTKKISDRMIRTYLEKERS, encoded by the coding sequence ATGAAACGCTACCTTCTCGGAGTGGATATCGGAAACACGAAAACACAGTATGTCCTTTCAGACACAACCGGCAATATTGTGGCAACCGTCTACGATGTTGGCGCCAGCCATGAAAATCTGGGACCTGACGGAGCTCAGGCCGCTATTTCAGAAGGCATCGGCAAGACTGTGGCCGCGGCCGGCATTAAGCCGGAACAGATAAAATACATATACTACGGCGCCGCAGGCGCGGATACATCGGATGATTTCAAGCTGCTGCGCAAGGTATATAAAAAAGTAACCCCGGACATACCCTTCGATTTCGAAAACGACGGCTTCATAGCGCTCAAGAGCGGTACGGTCGACGGTGTCGGCATGCTGATAACAAACGGCACATCAAACACAAATTTTGCAATGAATGCAAAAGGAGAACTCAAACGCATAGGAGGCCTCTCGTTTCATACAGGAGACACACTTGGCGCGGTAAACATCGCCATGTTCGTATGCCGGGCGGCAATACGCGGTGAGGACGGCAGGGCATACCCTACGGTAATCAGCAGACTCATCACCGAGACATTCTCCTTGAATGAAGTTGAAGAGATAAAGAACATACCGCTTTTCCCTGAGAACATTCAAAAGGTCGTCGAGATATTCTTCGAGGCCGCACGCATGGGAGACGGCGTGGCGCTTGAACTTACATGGATGCTGGTCAAGGAAACCCTGCATATAGTGGATGAATTTCACCGCGATCTTTTCGACCACGGAGAAAAATTCAAGCTCGTGCTTGACGGTTCTGTCTTCAAACAGAAATATCAGCCTTTCATGAACATGCTCGAACTCTCTCTTTCCCAGAGATACAGGGACAGCATAAAAATAGTCGTCCCGGAATGGGACCCGGTACTGGGCGCTGTTTTTCATGCATATGAAAAGAGCGGGCTTACACTTACAAAAAAAATCAGTGATCGCATGATAAGGACATACCTTGAAAAGGAACGCTCATGA
- a CDS encoding DUF2275 domain-containing protein: MNCENMKELLNAYIDNLLSDNEREAAEAHIASCPSCKKELDELASAVNVVKKLDRIVPPPWFSEQVMINIRKEEDRKRSILNRLFRPLYIKLPLEAFATIAVAVFAIFIYRAVGPESKPLMSLPQAVQESPAPAAQTAKDKIAETGPHEADKMVQTLQSPESEKTSGLKKDIPQMKPEGKAVAAPAPEAKGSVEPEKKQSAPSAVRKDKSEIQYDLESLGPQSMEKSKEDASGGIGKPLANAEEQESSASPQPQVQMKAAPSPVMIDMSVTVADKEKAIKDISGMLETMKARVIGKYSSGSDTAILAEANGSDAKKIIENLKSSGDALLITRYPDFSGNRVVMRIKIISRQPQVKP; the protein is encoded by the coding sequence ATGAATTGTGAGAACATGAAAGAGCTTCTCAATGCGTATATCGACAATCTCCTCAGTGATAATGAGAGGGAGGCCGCAGAGGCGCATATCGCATCGTGCCCTTCATGCAAAAAAGAGCTCGATGAACTTGCTAGTGCCGTGAATGTAGTGAAGAAGCTTGACAGGATCGTTCCGCCTCCCTGGTTCTCCGAACAGGTTATGATTAACATACGAAAGGAAGAGGACAGGAAAAGAAGCATTTTGAACCGCCTGTTCCGTCCTTTATATATCAAACTGCCGTTAGAGGCGTTTGCAACAATAGCCGTAGCAGTGTTTGCAATATTTATTTACAGGGCCGTTGGACCAGAATCGAAACCGCTTATGTCTTTACCGCAGGCTGTTCAGGAATCTCCAGCACCGGCGGCACAGACGGCAAAGGATAAAATTGCGGAAACAGGTCCCCATGAGGCAGACAAGATGGTTCAGACACTGCAGAGTCCGGAAAGTGAAAAGACTTCAGGTTTGAAGAAGGATATCCCGCAGATGAAACCGGAGGGAAAAGCTGTTGCTGCTCCTGCTCCCGAAGCAAAAGGGAGCGTTGAACCCGAGAAGAAACAGTCGGCGCCTTCTGCAGTCAGGAAAGATAAGAGCGAGATTCAGTATGATCTGGAATCTCTGGGCCCTCAATCGATGGAAAAATCAAAAGAAGATGCGTCGGGAGGCATTGGCAAACCCCTGGCAAATGCGGAAGAACAGGAAAGTAGCGCTTCTCCTCAGCCTCAAGTCCAGATGAAGGCCGCCCCTTCACCTGTGATGATAGATATGTCTGTCACGGTTGCTGATAAGGAAAAGGCAATCAAGGACATATCCGGCATGCTTGAAACCATGAAGGCGCGCGTAATCGGCAAATATTCATCAGGGTCGGATACGGCGATTCTTGCAGAAGCCAATGGATCTGATGCAAAGAAGATAATAGAAAATCTGAAATCTTCAGGTGATGCATTACTGATAACCAGATATCCCGATTTTTCGGGAAACAGGGTGGTAATGAGGATAAAGATTATCAGCAGACAGCCGCAGGTCAAACCTTAA
- a CDS encoding response regulator, giving the protein MKKSSMKPGMFLFSFMVFLQICANGNPVYGDEHKWILKGAVDLITRDKGNSVPVMIGQAVIPIKAAEIKASNKPAGPGIGERPTDSRDTGTFAEMTLLGCLLVIGIYSLILFIVTRKETVYAWFGILCLLSCIRITLISHVLIPGILHAPGSGTFNKAGFITYALFPPLFAAYLKSLFGKEFRNAVIRILWAVAIVSCIMAILIPQPFYIRITRLYDLLSLGVGIYSFIMVATAGPGERKNSYIILAGIALICLGLLYDIIFRHGAASGAGAASYAFLAFLILQIWLISSRLMYSYRTVIETSGNLRIKSNELEKSKNLLECIFNTLTSPILAVDSTFFVTEMNASARGCIYKDTEDEISGRKLWEMIPVKDDYKRALEDAVKTAISLNLRGERIIKDDNRLFNVSINPLSGLNSEGAVILADDVTETSRKDEQIKQAQKMETIGVLAGGLAHDFNNALGGILSTVTLMKYCFREGIEENRIPERVSMIERAAKNAADLVGRFLHLTKKHDVLYMPVELNATVQHVAKICRDTFDKSIDINTGYLLEDAFIMADELQIEHVLLNLCINASQAMTTMRERNENIGGVLDISIGSINETDDFFKTHRDIQPQELWTVSVSDTGVGMDSDKLARVFEPFYSTKESGTGLGLVMVESIIREHGGFIDVRSVKGKGSVFMLYFKKYTGAVPVTETSKTPVKKEFEAGGTILLAEDDEIIRDMARELLEGSGYDVIEASNGEEALNIFRQRYFEITGVFMDNAMPLMSGVDAFIAMKEIDPDVKVLLTSGFAHDPAVKDAMGKGAAGFLRKPYSMHELLAKAREVFT; this is encoded by the coding sequence ATGAAGAAGTCCAGTATGAAACCCGGTATGTTTCTGTTTTCATTTATGGTGTTTTTGCAGATTTGCGCAAACGGAAATCCTGTTTACGGCGATGAACACAAATGGATTCTTAAAGGGGCAGTCGATCTGATTACCCGGGATAAAGGGAACTCAGTTCCGGTAATGATCGGACAGGCCGTGATTCCAATCAAAGCTGCCGAAATAAAAGCTTCAAATAAACCGGCAGGCCCGGGAATTGGAGAGCGTCCGACAGACAGCCGCGATACAGGCACTTTTGCTGAAATGACGCTTTTGGGGTGCCTCCTTGTCATCGGTATATACAGCCTCATATTGTTTATCGTTACAAGGAAAGAGACCGTGTATGCATGGTTCGGAATTCTCTGCCTTTTATCATGCATAAGGATTACACTCATTTCTCATGTGCTCATCCCGGGAATTTTACATGCTCCAGGCAGTGGGACTTTCAATAAGGCCGGATTCATAACCTATGCATTGTTTCCGCCCCTGTTTGCAGCATATCTGAAAAGCCTGTTTGGAAAAGAGTTCAGGAATGCGGTCATCCGGATATTATGGGCAGTGGCAATCGTATCATGCATCATGGCGATTCTTATCCCGCAACCTTTTTACATCAGGATAACAAGATTATATGACCTTTTGAGTCTGGGTGTGGGAATATATTCTTTCATTATGGTTGCCACGGCCGGTCCCGGTGAACGAAAAAATTCATATATTATTCTTGCAGGAATAGCTCTTATTTGCCTCGGACTGTTGTATGATATTATTTTCAGGCACGGGGCTGCTTCAGGAGCAGGCGCCGCTTCTTATGCATTTCTGGCGTTTCTGATTCTGCAGATATGGTTGATTTCATCGAGGCTTATGTATTCATACAGAACAGTGATTGAGACGAGCGGGAATCTGAGGATAAAATCAAATGAACTTGAAAAATCGAAAAACCTCCTGGAATGCATTTTTAATACATTGACTTCACCTATTCTGGCTGTGGACAGCACCTTCTTTGTAACGGAAATGAATGCATCTGCACGCGGCTGCATTTATAAAGATACGGAAGATGAAATCTCAGGCAGAAAACTCTGGGAGATGATTCCAGTAAAGGATGACTATAAAAGAGCGCTTGAAGATGCCGTTAAAACCGCAATAAGTCTGAATTTGAGAGGCGAACGGATTATAAAAGATGATAACAGGCTTTTTAATGTCAGCATAAACCCCCTTTCCGGTCTTAATTCTGAAGGTGCCGTGATACTTGCAGATGACGTTACCGAGACAAGCAGGAAGGATGAGCAGATCAAACAGGCTCAGAAGATGGAAACCATAGGCGTTCTTGCAGGAGGGCTTGCGCATGATTTCAACAATGCACTGGGAGGCATTCTCAGCACGGTGACGCTTATGAAATATTGCTTCAGAGAAGGAATTGAAGAAAACAGGATCCCTGAAAGGGTGTCAATGATAGAGAGGGCTGCAAAGAATGCAGCCGACCTTGTAGGAAGATTCCTGCATCTGACGAAAAAGCATGATGTGCTTTATATGCCTGTCGAACTCAATGCTACAGTTCAGCATGTGGCGAAAATATGCAGGGATACCTTTGATAAAAGCATCGATATAAATACAGGGTACCTTCTAGAGGATGCCTTCATAATGGCGGATGAGCTTCAGATTGAACATGTGCTTCTGAACCTGTGCATCAATGCCTCACAGGCCATGACGACGATGAGGGAAAGAAATGAGAACATTGGAGGAGTCCTTGATATATCCATAGGCAGCATAAATGAGACTGATGATTTTTTCAAGACGCACAGGGATATTCAGCCTCAGGAGCTCTGGACAGTCAGTGTATCGGATACGGGTGTCGGGATGGACAGCGACAAGCTTGCCAGGGTGTTCGAACCTTTCTATTCAACCAAGGAATCAGGCACGGGGCTCGGGCTGGTCATGGTGGAGAGCATCATCAGAGAGCATGGAGGTTTTATTGATGTCAGGTCGGTCAAAGGCAAGGGCTCGGTGTTCATGCTCTATTTCAAAAAATATACAGGCGCGGTTCCTGTAACAGAAACCTCAAAGACACCGGTAAAAAAGGAATTTGAGGCAGGAGGGACAATCCTTCTGGCCGAGGATGATGAGATAATCCGTGACATGGCCAGGGAACTTCTTGAAGGTAGCGGTTATGATGTCATTGAAGCCTCTAACGGTGAAGAAGCGTTGAACATATTCAGACAGAGATATTTTGAGATAACAGGGGTCTTCATGGATAACGCCATGCCTCTCATGTCCGGAGTGGATGCCTTTATCGCCATGAAGGAAATAGATCCCGATGTTAAAGTGCTTCTTACATCAGGCTTTGCGCATGACCCGGCCGTAAAGGATGCAATGGGAAAGGGAGCGGCAGGGTTTTTGAGAAAACCTTATTCAATGCATGAGCTTCTTGCAAAGGCAAGAGAGGTTTTCACCTGA
- a CDS encoding sigma-70 family RNA polymerase sigma factor, whose amino-acid sequence MFKTCNSSILQFLLDIKPNLDCPYVVGIFGGKSEKIGKRPVGRISYNVDDGDAVFIMRCLAGNTDAFGVIVERHQDRMLNMAYRITSDYQEALDAVQEAFLTAYRNLEKFRGESLFSTWLASIVINHAKNSMRKKGRLKKHECLSMNDPLTNEEGIIAIEHADRGPTPLESLQKNELDMKVQECIGALDEDQRVVLVLREIEEYAYEEIGDMLGLPDGTVRSRLFRARALLKECLKKFIGGLI is encoded by the coding sequence TTGTTCAAGACCTGCAATTCCTCAATTCTGCAATTTCTCCTTGACATTAAACCCAATCTCGATTGTCCATATGTTGTGGGCATATTCGGAGGAAAGTCTGAAAAAATCGGAAAGCGTCCCGTCGGCAGGATCTCCTATAATGTTGACGACGGGGATGCGGTATTCATAATGCGCTGTCTTGCAGGCAATACGGATGCCTTCGGCGTCATTGTGGAGAGACATCAGGACAGAATGCTTAACATGGCCTACAGGATAACATCCGATTATCAGGAAGCCCTTGATGCGGTTCAGGAGGCGTTTCTTACTGCATACAGAAACCTTGAAAAATTCAGGGGAGAATCTCTTTTTTCAACATGGCTTGCCAGTATTGTCATAAACCATGCAAAAAACAGTATGAGGAAAAAGGGCAGGCTTAAAAAGCATGAATGCTTATCCATGAATGACCCGCTGACAAACGAGGAGGGCATTATTGCCATTGAACATGCGGACAGAGGGCCTACACCTCTTGAAAGTCTGCAGAAAAACGAACTCGATATGAAGGTTCAGGAATGCATCGGAGCGCTTGATGAAGACCAGCGGGTGGTGCTCGTATTAAGGGAGATTGAAGAGTATGCATATGAAGAAATAGGCGACATGCTCGGTCTGCCTGACGGTACTGTCAGGTCAAGGCTTTTCAGGGCGAGGGCGCTTCTAAAGGAGTGCCTTAAAAAATTTATAGGTGGTCTCATATGA
- a CDS encoding LysE family transporter, whose product MLILAGVFATSFVIALSGAMMPGPLFATTITASAKRGIIAGPALILGHAILELAMVAAILFGLAPLLTRDMVFACIALFGAAVLLWMSFSMIKSLPKTNVDWEAHDSSNAENLVFQGIVMSMSNPYWTIWWATIGLGYILYCRTLGLPGLAVFFAGHIMGDLSWYSLVSVIVAKGRHLLTIRVYRGLIGGCAVFISCFALYFIYSGISRLAG is encoded by the coding sequence ATGCTTATCCTGGCAGGAGTTTTTGCGACATCATTTGTCATCGCCCTTTCCGGCGCTATGATGCCAGGGCCTTTGTTTGCCACAACCATTACTGCCAGTGCGAAAAGAGGCATTATTGCAGGGCCTGCACTGATACTTGGGCATGCGATCCTTGAACTTGCCATGGTGGCGGCCATTCTTTTCGGACTGGCCCCGCTGCTTACAAGAGATATGGTATTTGCGTGCATCGCTCTTTTTGGAGCCGCTGTCCTTTTATGGATGAGCTTTAGTATGATTAAGTCACTTCCGAAGACTAACGTAGACTGGGAGGCGCATGATTCGTCCAATGCGGAGAATCTCGTTTTTCAGGGTATTGTGATGAGCATGTCAAATCCATACTGGACGATATGGTGGGCCACAATAGGACTCGGCTACATATTGTACTGCAGGACGCTGGGGTTGCCCGGTCTGGCTGTCTTTTTTGCCGGCCATATAATGGGAGACCTTTCCTGGTATTCACTTGTTTCTGTTATTGTCGCAAAAGGCAGACATCTTCTGACCATTAGGGTTTACAGGGGGCTGATCGGAGGCTGTGCGGTTTTTATATCATGCTTTGCACTTTACTTTATTTATTCTGGGATCAGCAGACTTGCCGGATAA
- a CDS encoding ferritin family protein, giving the protein MEEKRLCDFLDIAIQREIEAFDFYSGLSEKVTDRQAKDALSGLASEEKKHRAFLENYRDGKIEAGSLRMSHVVDYRIAEHMEKPATDSKIKSSEAYLLAAHREKASHDFYKALADIHPDGPVREMLLLMASEEMRHKEKVEYLYSNTAFPQTDGG; this is encoded by the coding sequence ATGGAAGAAAAACGACTCTGTGATTTCCTGGATATTGCCATCCAGAGGGAAATCGAAGCATTTGATTTCTATTCAGGCCTTTCTGAAAAGGTTACCGACAGGCAGGCCAAAGATGCTCTCAGTGGTCTTGCCTCAGAAGAGAAGAAGCACCGGGCCTTTCTGGAAAACTACCGTGATGGCAAAATTGAGGCTGGGAGCCTGAGGATGAGCCATGTTGTCGACTACAGGATAGCCGAACATATGGAAAAACCTGCAACTGATTCAAAAATTAAAAGCAGCGAAGCATATCTTCTTGCGGCGCATCGTGAAAAGGCGTCGCATGATTTTTACAAGGCCCTTGCCGATATTCATCCGGATGGTCCTGTAAGGGAGATGCTTCTACTGATGGCATCTGAAGAAATGAGGCATAAGGAAAAGGTCGAATACCTGTATTCCAATACCGCATTTCCTCAGACCGACGGAGGCTGA
- a CDS encoding 6-phospho-beta-glucosidase (catalyzes hydrolysis of cellobiose 6'-phosphate into glucose 6-phosphate and glucose): protein MKICIIGGGSTYTPELIEGLIKISEHVRIREICLLDIPESERKLEILSGFSDRILKAAGSRAKLLSTYNAEEAISGADFILNQFRAGCMRGRINDEKIPLGYGLIGQETTGMGGMANGLRAMPIMEKYTSLAKKFSNNAWMINFTNPSGMMTEFIVNYLGYEKCIGLCNCPIEFVLQACIVLGCQENELLLRYYGLNHLAWVDGVFVSGKDRTSEVLENIRVNMKNIPDLEYGDNFIPMLGMLPNPYLRYFYNTSQMLKSQMEAKGKQGTRGEEILVIEEELLGLYSEPERTRPPEELSKRGGFMYSTVATELIKSIATNDGRTHIINTRNSGTIDDFPDDYIMEIPAKLTSYGPVAIPLGKAAKPTVGLISTIKNYERLTIEGHLAKDENLVKQAMLVHPLGPEEKDIDQLWNDLKAANKDYFTDFGQPPSV, encoded by the coding sequence ATGAAAATATGTATCATAGGCGGCGGAAGCACTTATACACCTGAACTCATCGAAGGCCTTATCAAGATTTCAGAGCATGTTCGCATTCGCGAGATATGCCTGCTTGACATACCCGAGAGCGAAAGGAAGCTTGAAATACTTTCCGGATTTTCCGACAGGATATTAAAAGCAGCCGGCAGCAGGGCAAAATTATTATCCACTTACAATGCTGAAGAGGCCATATCGGGCGCCGATTTCATTCTGAACCAGTTCCGCGCAGGCTGCATGAGGGGAAGGATAAACGACGAGAAGATCCCTCTCGGATACGGCCTTATCGGTCAGGAAACAACAGGCATGGGCGGTATGGCTAACGGCCTCAGGGCAATGCCCATAATGGAAAAATACACTTCTCTTGCCAAGAAATTCTCAAATAATGCTTGGATGATAAATTTCACAAACCCTTCAGGGATGATGACAGAGTTCATTGTCAATTATCTCGGATATGAAAAATGCATCGGTTTATGCAACTGCCCTATAGAGTTCGTGCTTCAGGCATGCATTGTTCTCGGCTGTCAGGAAAACGAACTTCTCCTGCGCTACTACGGCCTTAATCACCTTGCATGGGTGGACGGGGTCTTCGTTTCAGGAAAGGACCGCACATCAGAGGTTCTTGAAAACATCAGGGTCAACATGAAAAATATCCCTGACCTCGAATACGGCGATAATTTCATACCCATGCTCGGAATGCTTCCAAACCCTTATCTTCGCTACTTTTACAACACATCGCAGATGCTGAAAAGCCAGATGGAGGCAAAAGGTAAACAGGGCACAAGGGGTGAAGAGATACTGGTCATAGAAGAAGAACTGCTCGGGCTGTATTCGGAACCTGAACGCACCAGACCGCCTGAAGAGCTCTCAAAGCGAGGCGGCTTCATGTATTCGACCGTTGCCACAGAACTTATAAAAAGCATAGCCACGAACGACGGACGCACCCATATAATCAACACCCGCAACAGCGGCACAATAGATGACTTCCCTGACGATTACATTATGGAGATCCCTGCAAAGCTGACCTCATACGGCCCGGTTGCCATCCCGCTAGGAAAGGCCGCCAAACCAACTGTCGGACTGATCAGCACAATAAAAAACTATGAACGCCTGACAATAGAAGGCCACCTCGCAAAAGATGAAAACCTTGTTAAACAGGCCATGCTGGTCCATCCGCTTGGCCCGGAAGAAAAAGATATCGATCAGCTCTGGAATGATTTGAAGGCCGCCAATAAAGATTACTTCACAGATTTCGGTCAGCCTCCGTCGGTCTGA
- a CDS encoding VIT domain-containing protein produces MKFLRFLSVMLAAVAVLVLHSMSYAQQEEGGDKTLSPYFFVKSDDAGLDQMPLKSTSADVSISGVIADVKVTQVYNNAGKKPLEAIYIFPASTRAAVYGMKMTIGKRTIEAKIKKRDEARQEYEQAKNQGKSASLLEQQRPNVFQMNVANIMPGDEIKVELKYTELIIPEDKVYEFVYPTVVGPRYSNRTEGSAPASEKWSQNPYLRQGKSPSYTFDINVRLSAGLPIGQVGCSTHKVKTTFNGKSEARVELDKSEAYGGNRDFILRYRLDGDRIQSGLLLSEGKSENFFLLMMQPPRRVTDANIPGREYIFIVDVSGSMHGFPLDTSKELMRNLIGNLRASDKFNVMLFSGGSSVMAEESLSATPQNIARAINMIDNQQGGGGTEILPALKRALQLNRSKGFSRTVVIVTDGYVTVEEEVFDLIRNNLDDANMFAFGIGSSVNRHLVEGIAHVGMGEPFIVEKPQDAAEKAESLRKIIASPVLTGIKVKYEGFDTYDVEPPSIPDVLSERPVIIFGKWRGKPRGNITLSGISGNGKYSAALDVSQTAPDKSEALKYLWARQRIKLLSDYNSLRQDDKRVIEVTDLGLKYNLLTAYTSFVAIDTEIRNKNGRPVTVKQPLPLPQGVSDYAVGGGKSFGCNAVSAEALRSQAAPSVYYKDGMQKADLSSKKEEKDKLAGSLSIEGVKASGTLSTHAVRNTVNTHISEIEACISTNNYSGKVTFQIKINADGTVKNAEIKSSKVMSEALRNCMAQAVKRWIFMKSTGATSITFTVGKAG; encoded by the coding sequence ATGAAGTTTCTCAGGTTTCTTTCAGTTATGCTGGCGGCGGTTGCAGTGCTGGTTTTACATTCCATGTCTTATGCTCAGCAGGAAGAGGGCGGAGACAAGACGCTATCGCCCTACTTTTTTGTTAAAAGCGATGATGCAGGACTTGACCAGATGCCGCTCAAGTCAACATCGGCCGATGTGAGCATTTCGGGTGTTATTGCGGATGTGAAGGTCACACAGGTTTACAATAATGCAGGGAAAAAGCCGCTCGAAGCGATTTATATCTTTCCGGCATCAACAAGAGCGGCTGTCTATGGCATGAAGATGACCATCGGCAAGCGCACGATCGAGGCGAAAATCAAGAAGCGTGACGAGGCGAGGCAGGAATATGAGCAGGCAAAAAATCAGGGAAAGAGCGCATCCCTTCTTGAGCAGCAGAGACCGAACGTATTTCAGATGAATGTGGCCAACATAATGCCGGGTGATGAAATAAAGGTTGAACTCAAATATACAGAGCTTATTATCCCTGAGGATAAGGTTTATGAATTCGTCTACCCGACTGTCGTTGGACCCAGATATTCCAACAGGACAGAAGGCAGTGCGCCAGCCTCGGAAAAATGGTCTCAGAACCCGTACCTCAGGCAGGGAAAATCGCCGTCATATACATTCGACATTAACGTCAGGCTCTCTGCCGGGCTTCCGATAGGACAGGTCGGATGTTCGACGCACAAGGTCAAGACGACTTTCAATGGAAAATCCGAAGCGCGTGTCGAACTGGACAAGTCTGAGGCATACGGCGGAAACAGGGATTTCATTCTCAGATACCGTCTTGACGGTGATCGCATACAATCAGGACTGCTCCTTTCAGAGGGTAAAAGCGAAAATTTCTTCCTGCTCATGATGCAGCCGCCCAGAAGGGTCACCGATGCAAACATCCCGGGCAGGGAATATATCTTCATAGTCGATGTTTCGGGTTCAATGCACGGTTTCCCGCTTGATACCTCCAAGGAACTCATGAGAAACCTTATCGGGAACTTGAGGGCCTCGGACAAATTCAATGTGATGCTGTTCTCGGGCGGATCATCCGTAATGGCCGAGGAATCGCTTTCAGCAACGCCTCAGAATATCGCCCGCGCCATAAACATGATCGACAATCAGCAGGGCGGCGGCGGGACTGAAATTCTTCCTGCACTCAAGCGCGCCCTTCAATTAAACAGGTCAAAGGGATTTTCCAGGACCGTTGTTATCGTCACCGACGGCTATGTAACCGTTGAAGAGGAGGTTTTTGATCTTATAAGAAACAATCTTGATGACGCGAACATGTTTGCCTTCGGAATAGGCTCGAGCGTCAACCGACACCTTGTTGAAGGAATTGCCCATGTAGGCATGGGTGAACCTTTCATAGTCGAAAAGCCGCAGGATGCTGCGGAAAAGGCCGAGAGCCTGAGGAAAATAATAGCATCTCCGGTTCTCACCGGGATTAAAGTGAAGTACGAAGGATTTGATACATATGATGTCGAGCCTCCCAGTATCCCTGATGTCCTGTCCGAAAGGCCGGTCATTATTTTCGGCAAATGGCGCGGCAAGCCAAGGGGAAACATTACACTGAGCGGCATTTCAGGAAACGGAAAATATTCTGCCGCACTCGATGTATCACAGACAGCACCCGATAAATCAGAAGCCTTGAAATACCTGTGGGCCAGACAGCGCATAAAGCTGCTGTCGGACTATAACAGTCTGCGTCAGGACGACAAGCGTGTTATAGAGGTCACGGATCTCGGGCTTAAGTACAATCTGCTTACCGCTTATACATCATTTGTTGCCATTGATACTGAGATCAGAAACAAAAACGGCAGGCCCGTGACCGTAAAACAGCCGCTTCCATTGCCGCAGGGTGTTTCCGATTATGCGGTGGGCGGGGGCAAGTCTTTCGGCTGCAATGCGGTATCGGCGGAGGCTTTGAGATCGCAGGCAGCACCTTCTGTATATTACAAGGACGGGATGCAAAAGGCTGACTTATCTTCAAAGAAAGAAGAAAAGGACAAGTTGGCAGGCAGCCTAAGTATAGAAGGGGTGAAAGCATCAGGCACCCTTTCAACTCATGCGGTCAGGAACACGGTCAATACTCATATAAGCGAGATTGAAGCGTGCATTTCCACGAATAATTATTCCGGCAAAGTAACCTTTCAGATTAAGATAAATGCCGACGGAACAGTAAAGAATGCTGAAATAAAATCGTCAAAGGTCATGAGCGAAGCCCTCAGAAACTGCATGGCTCAAGCAGTAAAGAGGTGGATATTTATGAAGTCAACAGGTGCGACCAGCATTACATTTACAGTCGGAAAAGCTGGATAA